From Methanococcus maripaludis, the proteins below share one genomic window:
- a CDS encoding energy-coupling factor transporter transmembrane component T — protein MKYLKIKIYLIFTLFLLVLVIFNPFYGILASIVVVLLTKRFEVFSKRWILFSLYLVVFYYFIMGQDGLNNAYRLLAYIFAVQWFINSVSIEKLVEFISSYNRDLGIGIWMTFSTLEVAKREFETTKNAQLSRGLNKKGLINKYRSYYAIISPLIVKLYISAINRARSLLSKCYD, from the coding sequence ATGAAATACCTTAAAATTAAGATTTATCTAATTTTTACTCTTTTTTTACTTGTTTTAGTAATTTTTAATCCATTTTATGGAATTTTAGCGTCCATTGTGGTTGTTTTACTTACCAAAAGATTTGAAGTATTTTCAAAAAGATGGATTTTATTTTCCCTGTATCTGGTTGTTTTTTATTATTTTATAATGGGCCAGGATGGGCTTAACAATGCATACCGGCTGCTTGCATATATTTTTGCAGTGCAGTGGTTTATAAATTCAGTTTCAATTGAAAAGTTAGTTGAATTTATTTCAAGTTACAATCGTGATTTGGGAATTGGGATTTGGATGACATTTTCAACACTTGAAGTTGCTAAAAGGGAGTTTGAAACTACGAAAAATGCCCAGCTTTCAAGGGGGCTAAATAAAAAAGGATTAATTAATAAATATCGGTCTTACTATGCAATAATCTCCCCTTTAATTGTAAAATTATACATTTCAGCAATTAACCGGGCAAGATCGCTTCTTTCGAAGTGTTACGACTGA